One Pichia kudriavzevii chromosome 3, complete sequence genomic window carries:
- a CDS encoding uncharacterized protein (PKUD0C07390), whose protein sequence is MSFANRMFRMSRDFSANSGMKFASNSYGKLSFNFNTFKQQFRTFHRQAKRPHLKNTSRWNVYDELKLYSYTSHLAFFMLLPPILQMYTTKVEVTRDDTMTESSFNSVSSSNGMMIKNINFLDFLSSRGSDMMELYEKNLPKPAETVFAEDFVPQHFTSNVDLESDNRTRRAEPPQSQTKDEFDFYLQQLDAAFNSVKANSLSSVQYFDKIQTITDRLIGLTKNDNYKKDRANNTFMKIFDQLHQLRLHQYEMKLFRRLLTSDQHTEVKLVNIRQKIISNYEYAKYKQNHNNKVKSKAKNIPTHKLMLSSSWLKEYVNNFERFAQLLQLLATTKQNSKTFSQLYYVGLKSNDVFYKMQNTEIRYSLLSVLRGLGQTKEAYVLDKKIRKMMDTFTVGKNIRS, encoded by the coding sequence ATGTCGTTTGCCAACAGGATGTTCCGTATGTCACGGGATTTTTCTGCAAACAGTGGAATGAAATTTGCGTCCAATTCATATGGGAAGttatctttcaatttcaatacGTTCAAGCAACAGTTTAGAACATTTCATCGTCAAGCAAAAAGACCACACTTGAAGAACACTTCTAGATGGAACGTATACGACGAGCTTAAGCTATATTCTTATACTTCTCATTTGGCTTTCTTTATGCTTCTACCTCCAATTCTCCAGATGTATACAACCAAAGTTGAGGTTACCCGTGACGATACAATGACTGAATCTTCATTTAATTCTGTGAGCTCCAGTAATGGAATGATGATTAAAAACATAAACTTTTTGGACTTTTTAAGTTCTAGAGGCTCTGATATGATGGAACTCTATGAGAAAAACCTACCGAAACCTGCCGAGACTGTTTTTGCGGAAGATTTTGTTCCTCAGCATTTCACGTCTAACGTTGATTTGGAAAGCGACAACAGAACCCGGAGAGCAGAACCACCTCAATCCCAAACAAAGGATGAGTTCGATTTTTATCTTCAGCAATTAGATGCTGCGTTTAATAGTGTCAAGGCGAACTCCTTGTCGAGCGTACAATATTTCGACAAAATCCAAACTATAACAGACAGACTTATAGGACTTACTAAAAATGACAACTACAAGAAAGATCGTGCGAACAACACCtttatgaaaatatttgaCCAACTGCATCAACTACGACTTCACCAATACGAGATGAAGTTATTTAGGCGATTATTAACTTCTGATCAACATACTGAGGTTAAGTTGGTAAATATTCGTCAGAAAATCATTTCGAATTACGAATATGCCAAGTATAAACAAAATCACAACAATAAGGTTAAATCTAAAGCTAAAAACATCCCAACCCATAAATTAATGTTATCCTCATCTTGGTTGAAAGAGTATGttaataattttgaaagatttgcACAGCTGCTTCAACTACTAGCCACTACAAAgcaaaattccaaaacatTTTCCCAATTGTACTATGTAGGCCTTAAGAGTAATGATGTGTTTTATAAAATGCAAAACACTGAAATACGTTACAGCTTGCTGAGTGTTTTACGTGGACTCGGTCAAACAAAAGAGGCATATGTACTAGATAAGAAGATAAGGAAAATGATGGATACCTTTACAGTGGGCAAAAACATTCGTTCATGA
- a CDS encoding uncharacterized protein (PKUD0C07360; Pfam Domains: Pkinase(2.8e-85)|Pkinase_Tyr(5.6e-07)) — translation MNGLNFDGKRSSDFTYQSLDPQTPTEIEEYSDLYDDYMLSPQSDHLESMNSGAAVYDQSVGPSVDDLRRPSSLNNGRLGSDESLDSSFAGTQPDISLQTPKLDYSNNFGSTSPETLNGQTRTPIFKRPVDNILQDYVGKSPKTPAHKGNNFNTTPTIKYESTDEEDENDNVSGKKYYNTSSTPNYDNTIDLNDDDDYDDDEVEKLRLLSKKKSQHLYSTQTSSNGSYGDKSNDAIIIKKVEGQPDQVIKKGIKDFKIGRELGEGSYSTVMLATDLTTHRNYALKILNKRHIIKEKKVRYVNIEKDALNRLGDHNGIVRLHYTFQDSQSLYFVLDFAENGELLTMIKKHGTMNEHCAKHYTVQLVDTIDYMHNNGIIHRDLKPENILIDKDLRLQITDFGTAKILDKDDSGNYPPDARAQSFVGTAEYVSPELLSDKYCGKAADVWAFGCIVYQMIAGKPPFKANNEYQTFQKIQKLQYAFTAGFPIIIRDLVKRVLILKPRERLTIPDIKRHMWFQDIDWNNEDQIWNTIPPELGPYKLSAKAMKPMPELNNQYPNGSSTSIHQPKKSKSGNVLLSNSRKVSSSSARQCSASANLAPTSAPTSNNGLGISTSSPNVISSSPNRNGSVGSTKKAKPKKKSASSAAVAALYGNQRQSSHGSATPASEHIPATPPVRTLASTHTPSSTPPALSKAGGHQTVYKVSESQHQTADLIVRSRQTIQPKERVYSSGSSVDVIPGTNIPRPVLNTKITSRTTTASRSRNNSSFKTAKPAEIPPMSKLDLKWVQFLKHPDERIVKVGIVESQKESTIQFEKKYKGLIIESPLGYVNKDNINMSNLFSSSDAESIMVFDKQDLNNEEVVEDQAEEPEATSSVDKFRKFFTVKQPALSHQEPLFHTRTLLITTFGRALLFAENLGVDKKLKYEITLEADLTNELVHFVEVVDRKLNSDEGLFAIMSDSMTICFKVEKQEVTQWTQSLANSRLLEKERKLRSYLLSHSELSRSNEDSAHAAATLAANMSPEIGASSNKSYNPKSKNKTAFPSTLRPPDSETHGSTHPPSTKVHRKKAPPPPPLQAASKTSNELPPSRSKKKSIGKGPMISAAISKAVSMASVNAAVGVKDKDENKKVNTSNSKFLARSRIR, via the coding sequence ATGAATGGCCTCAACTTCGACGGCAAAAGGTCATCGGATTTTACTTATCAGTCCCTAGATCCACAAACACCTACCGAGATTGAAGAGTACTCAGATTTATATGATGATTATATGCTATCACCTCAAAGCGATCACCTGGAATCAATGAATTCCGGCGCAGCAGTTTATGACCAATCAGTAGGACCATCTGTGGATGATTTGAGAAGACCATCGAGCCTGAACAATGGAAGATTGGGGTCCGATGAATCACTTGATTCATCTTTTGCTGGTACACAACCTGATATTTCTCTTCAAACTCCTAAATTGGATTATTCTAACAACTTTGGGTCAACATCGCCTGAAACGTTGAATGGTCAAACAAGAACACCAATTTTCAAACGCCCGGTTGATAATATTTTACAAGATTACGTTGGCAAATCTCCAAAAACTCCCGCCCATAAGGGAAACAACTTCAATACAACACCTACAATCAAGTATGAAAGtacagatgaagaagacgaaAACGATAATGTATCAGGGAAAAAGTACTATAATACTAGTAGTACCCCAAATTACGATAATACTATTGACctcaatgatgatgatgactaTGACGATGATGAGGTGGAGAAGTTGCGGCTCCtatctaaaaaaaaaagtcaacATCTTTATTCTACGCAAACCTCTTCCAACGGCAGTTATGGTGATAAATCTAACGATGCAATTATAAtcaaaaaagttgaaggGCAACCCGATCAAGTCATTAAGAAAGGTATAAAAGATTTTAAGATTGGCAGAGAGCTAGGCGAAGGTTCATACTCAACCGTCATGCTCGCAACGGATCTAACAACTCACCGAAACTATGCTCTCAAGATATTAAATAAAAGACATATAatcaaggagaagaaaGTTAGGTACGTTAACATTGAGAAAGATGCTTTGAACAGACTGGGTGATCACAATGGTATTGTTAGATTGCACTATACCTTCCAAGATTCCCAAAGCctatattttgttttagATTTTGCTGAAAATGGTGAACTGTTGacaatgataaaaaaacatgGCACCATGAATGAACACTGCGCTAAGCACTATACTGTACAATTGGTTGATACCATCGACTATATGCATAATAATGGGATTATTCACCGTGACTTGAAACCTGAAAATATTCTAATTGATAAAGATTTAAGGCTCCAAATTACTGATTTCGGTACTGCAAAGATATTAGATAAGGATGATTCTGGAAATTATCCTCCAGATGCTAGGGCCCAATCATTTGTGGGTACAGCAGAATACGTCTCACCAGAATTATTAAGTGACAAATATTGCGGTAAAGCCGCAGATGTTTGGGCGTTCGGGTGTATTGTATATCAAATGATTGCAGGAAAGCCTCCATTCAAAGCAAACAATGAATATCAAACTTTTCAGAAGATTCAAAAACTCCAATACGCATTTACAGCTGGGTTTCCTATCATTATAAGAGATTTAGTCAAAAGGGTCTTGATTTTAAAACCTAGAGAGAGGCTAACCATTCCTGATATTAAACGCCACATGTGGTTTCAGGATATAGATTGGAATAATGAAGACCAAATTTGGAATACAATACCTCCTGAGCTGGGTCCTTACAAATTGTCGGCAAAGGCTATGAAACCGATGCCTGAATTGAATAACCAATATCCAAACGGTTCTTCCACTTCTATTCATCAGCcaaaaaaatccaagagTGGTAATGTTCTTTTGTCGAATTCAAGAAAAGTTTCCAGTTCTAGTGCAAGACAGTGCTCGGCATCAGCAAATTTGGCACCAACATCTGCTCCCACTTCAAATAATGGACTCGGCATCTCTACATCATCTCCAAATGTTATTTCTTCCTCACCGAATAGAAATGGTAGTGTAGGGTCTACTAAAAAGGCCAAACCCAAGAAAAAATCCGCTAGTTCAGCTGCAGTTGCTGCTTTATATGGCAATCAAAGACAATCCTCACACGGGTCTGCGACACCTGCTTCTGAACACATCCCCGCTACACCACCGGTCAGGACATTGGCATCTACACACACGCCATCATCAACTCCACCAGCACTTTCTAAGGCAGGTGGTCATCAAACAGTTTATAAAGTCTCTGAGTCCCAGCATCAAACTGCAGACCTGATTGTTAGGTCTAGACAAACGATTCAACCCAAGGAACGCGTTTATAGCAGTGGTTCATCAGTTGATGTTATTCCAGGAACTAATATACCACGTCCAGTTTTAAATACTAAAATCACTTCTAGAACAACTACAGCATCAAGATCAAGAAACAATTCGTCCTTCAAAACGGCTAAACCAGCAGAAATACCCCCCATGTCCAAGCTTGATTTGAAATGGGTTCAATTTTTGAAGCATCCGGATGAGAGAATTGTTAAGGTTGGTATTGTGGAGTCACAAAAAGAATCTACAATACagtttgaaaagaaatacaagGGCCTTATTATTGAATCCCCATTAGGCTATGTGAATAAAGACAATATTAACATGAGTAatcttttttcaagtagTGATGCAGAGTCAATTATGGTTTTCGACAAGCAAGATCTCAACAATGAAGAGGTTGTGGAGGATCAAGCTGAAGAGCCGGAGGCGACGTCATctgttgataaattcagGAAATTTTTCACAGTTAAGCAACCTGCCCTCTCTCATCAAGAACCGTTATTCCACACTAGAACGCTGTTGATCACGACCTTTGGAAGAGCGTTACTATTTGCTGAAAATCTTGgtgttgataaaaaattgaagtATGAAATCACACTTGAAGCGGACTTGACGAATGAGCTAGTTCATTTTGTCGAAGTAGTTGATCGGAAACTTAATTCTGATGAAGGCCTGTTTGCAATAATGTCCGATTCAATGACGATTTGTTTTAAGGttgaaaaacaagaagTTACACAATGGACTCAATCGTTAGCTAACTCAAGGcttttagaaaaagaacGTAAGCTACGTTCCTATCTATTGAGTCACTCTGAACTTTCTCGGTCTAATGAAGATTCAGCACATGCTGCAGCAACTCTGGCAGCCAACATGAGTCCCGAAATCGGTGCAAGTAGCAACAAGTCGTATAATCCTAAAAGTAAAAACAAAACGGCATTCCCATCAACCTTACGCCCACCTGATTCGGAAACCCATGGCTCAACGCATCCACCATCTACAAAAGTACATAGAAAAAAAGCACCACCACCTCCGCCACTACAAGCAGCATCTAAGACATCGAATGAACTACCACCGTCTCGTtcgaaaaagaaatccaTTGGCAAAGGCCCGATGATTAGTGCTGCAATTAGCAAAGCTGTTTCTATGGCTTCTGTTAATGCAGCTGTGGGCGTGAAAGATAAAgatgaaaacaagaagGTGAATACTTCTAACTCCAAATTTCTGGCACGTAGTAGGATTAGATGA
- a CDS encoding uncharacterized protein (PKUD0C07380; similar to Saccharomyces cerevisiae YCR090C; ancestral locus Anc_6.368) has translation MVQYLYLTAELNNVTSLKPKDSLKEPFEYEFKIQCTKCRETHDKTVTVNLYEKHEIDGSRGEASYVGACSFCKAKSNINIALPKGYEGYNSENSGQEVKMLEIDSRGYEIVEFVANGPFVCKGNESTTEFQDVLLDEGEWYDYDDQAGEETSITEVKWVIR, from the coding sequence ATGGTGCAATATTTATATCTCACTGCAGAGCTCAATAATGTTACTTCTCTAAAACCAAAGGACTCCTTGAAAGAACCGTTTGAGTACGAATTCAAAATCCAATGCACAAAGTGCCGTGAAACACATGACAAAACGGTTACTGTGAATTTGTATGAGAAGCATGAAATAGATGGTTCACGTGGAGAGGCAAGTTACGTAGGAGCGTGCTCATTCTGTAAGGCAAAATCCAATATAAATATAGCTCTACCGAAGGGTTACGAGGGTTATAACTCAGAAAATAGTGGTCAGGAAGTTAAAATGCTGGAAATTGACTCTAGGGGTTACGAGATTGTGGAATTTGTTGCAAACGGGCCTTTTGTTTGCAAAGGTAATGAATCCACAACAGAATTTCAGGATGTACTGTTAGACGAGGGTGAATGGTACGACTACGATGACCAAGCTGGCGAGGAGACCTCAATTACCGAAGTAAAATGGGTAATTAGATGA
- a CDS encoding uncharacterized protein (PKUD0C07370; similar to Saccharomyces cerevisiae YDR471W (RPL27B) and YHR010W (RPL27A); ancestral locus Anc_5.597), translating into MAKFIKSGKVAVVVRGRNAGKKVVIVKQFDEGTKANPFPHAIVAGVERAPLKVTKGMGAKKLAKKTKVKPFVKLVNYNHLMPTRYSFDVEPIKTAVSVEALSEPSQREEAKKVVKKVFEERHQAGKNKWFFTKLAF; encoded by the exons ATGGCTAAGTTCATCAAGTCAGGTAAAGTTG CTGTCGTTGTCAGAGGTAGAAACGCAGGTAAGAAGGTTGTCATTGTCAAGCAATTTGACGAAGGTACCAAGGCAAACCCATTCCCACACGCTATTGTCGCAGGTGTCGAAAGAGCTCCATTAAAGGTTACCAAGGGTATGGGTGCAAAGAAGCTTGCAAAGAAGACCAAGGTCAAGCCATTTGTTAAGTTAGTCAACTACAACCACTTAATGCCAACCAGATACtcttttgatgttgaacCAATCAAGACTGCTGTCTCTGTTGAAGCTTTATCTGAACCATctcaaagagaagaagcaaagaaGGTTGTCAAGAAGGTTTTCGAAGAAAGACACCAAGCAGGTAAGAACAAGTGGTTCTTCACTAAGCTTGCTTTCTAA
- a CDS encoding uncharacterized protein (PKUD0C07400; similar to Saccharomyces cerevisiae YNR046W (TRM112); ancestral locus Anc_6.370), which produces MKFLTTNFVRCAVKSCDGTEGSFPLRYRECQLQLEEQDFDPEFVISMLERLNWSALVKVANDLGNTSLPPQKPEHIEENEILLKDLHSLLLETNITEGQMVCNNCKHIYYIKNGIASFLLPPHLAK; this is translated from the coding sequence ATGAAGTTCTTGACAACAAATTTTGTGAGATGTGCAGTTAAGAGTTGTGACGGTACCGAAGGCTCTTTTCCTCTAAGATATAGGGAATGTCAACTTCAGTTAGAAGAACAAGATTTTGATCCAGAATTCGTAATATCGATGCTTGAAAGATTGAACTGGTCAGCATTAGTGAAGGTTGCTAATGATTTAGGAAATACATCATTACCTCCACAAAAGCCAGAAcacattgaagaaaacgagatattgttgaaagacTTACATTCTTTACTACTTGAAACGAATATTACTGAGGGTCAAATGGTCTGCAATAACTGTAAACACATATACTACATTAAGAATGGCATCGCATCTTTTCTACTTCCTCCACATTTGGCCAAGTAG
- a CDS encoding uncharacterized protein (PKUD0C07350), which produces MNSNVNFKYKFSQLQFEEVDKNKGIGINLLQNELAGKLELQRLPSIDSVQASMDLEYKRKLATSSLIKEKAKYKSKISFEDSIVKTRSLNEPPSTSFFKVSKFNSHRDTHITEQNRESDLTEGTTQEQVHVNFKKQTIFEKLKQKVTDIFFRCIRNADIHAREDGKKDELSQK; this is translated from the coding sequence ATGAATAGCAATGTTAATTTTAAGTATAAATTTTCCCAGCTTCAATTTGAGGAGgttgataaaaataaaggaaTTGGTATTAACCTCCTTCAAAATGAGTTGGCTGGCAAGTTAGAACTGCAAAGATTACCTTCGATAGACAGTGTCCAAGCCAGCATGGATTTGGaatacaagagaaaattggCAACCTcatctttgataaaagaaaaggctaaatataaatcaaagatttcGTTTGAAGACTCCATTGTTAAAACCAGAAGTTTGAATGAGCCTCCGAGTacttcatttttcaaagtctCAAAATTCAATTCCCATAGAGATACACATATAACAGAACAAAATAGAGAGTCAGATCTCACAGAAGGCACAACACAAGAACAAGTCCATGTGAACTTTAAAAAACAGACtatatttgagaaattaaaacaaaaggttacggatattttttttaggTGCATTAGAAACGCCGATATACATGCACGGGAAGATGGGAAAAAAGATGAACTTTCCCAAAAATAG